A part of Synergistaceae bacterium genomic DNA contains:
- a CDS encoding methylated-DNA--[protein]-cysteine S-methyltransferase, with amino-acid sequence MKTFYSTTWPSPAGLLTLACDGDHLVGLWLEGQKYYGHSIPGTPSMKDDLPVFSDAKKWLDRYFAGKKPEISELPLAPIGGEFRQGVWSILREIPYGEVTTYGHIAGKMAEKMRKRSMSAQAVGGAVGHNPISIIIPCHRVVGSNGSLTGYAGGLAVKRKLLELEGVDMSRLFIL; translated from the coding sequence ATGAAAACGTTTTACTCGACAACCTGGCCGTCGCCGGCGGGTTTGCTCACTCTGGCCTGCGACGGCGATCACCTGGTCGGCCTGTGGCTGGAAGGACAGAAGTATTATGGACATTCCATCCCGGGAACCCCGTCGATGAAAGACGACCTGCCGGTTTTCAGCGACGCGAAAAAATGGCTGGACCGCTATTTTGCCGGAAAAAAGCCTGAGATTTCCGAACTGCCTCTGGCTCCCATCGGCGGAGAGTTTCGTCAGGGGGTATGGAGCATTTTGCGTGAAATTCCCTATGGCGAGGTGACCACCTATGGCCACATCGCCGGAAAAATGGCCGAGAAAATGCGAAAACGCAGCATGTCCGCCCAGGCGGTGGGCGGGGCCGTCGGTCACAATCCGATTTCCATCATTATCCCCTGCCACAGGGTCGTGGGCTCCAACGGCAGCCTGACGGGCTACGCGGGAGGCCTCGCCGTAAAGAGAAAACTCCTTGAGCTGGAAGGCGTCGATATGTCCCGCCTGTTCATTTTATGA
- a CDS encoding helix-turn-helix domain-containing protein — translation MPATDSAALYAAFKARDARFDGHFFVGVSSTGIYCRPVCRARRPKEKNCAFYRTAAEAEQAGYRPCLLCRPELAPGSSRTDAVALLARRAARLLEENCGSEMNLNELAGRLGCTDRHLRRVFTAEFHVSPVQYLQTCRLLLAKNLLTDTNLSILEIAMAAGFGSLRRFNDLFKKRYRMPPGTLRKGLPEEKRQNDGITLALGCRPPYRFEELLNFLASRAIKGVENVNGGEYRRTVQLLNANRKPVYGWLKVSRAPSKNAKNDLSVTVSETLLPVLPQVLGRVRHLFDLYCDPAAICETLKSMNEIRPGLWTPGIRLPGCFDAFETAVRAILGQQITVKAAGTLTARLVQAYGAPVRTGIEGLTHIFPAPETVLALEGPIETHLGPLGVIAARAGAIRDLAGLFARGEIDLSPGSDVEAETRKLTAIPGIGNWTARYIAMRVMGWPDIFLETDAGVKKALESNSPGQLLELAERWRPWRSYATISLWNSLQPEKKKI, via the coding sequence ATGCCGGCGACCGACAGCGCCGCTCTTTATGCGGCGTTCAAAGCGAGGGACGCCCGTTTCGACGGCCATTTTTTCGTGGGAGTATCTTCCACGGGAATATACTGCCGTCCCGTATGCCGGGCCAGACGGCCAAAGGAAAAAAACTGCGCTTTCTACCGTACCGCGGCGGAGGCTGAACAGGCCGGATACCGTCCCTGCCTGCTGTGCCGGCCGGAACTCGCCCCCGGCTCGTCGAGGACCGACGCCGTCGCCCTGCTGGCGCGCAGGGCCGCGAGGCTGCTGGAGGAAAACTGCGGAAGCGAAATGAATCTGAACGAACTGGCCGGGCGGCTTGGCTGTACGGACCGTCACCTGCGGCGCGTGTTCACGGCGGAGTTCCATGTATCTCCGGTGCAGTATCTTCAGACATGCAGGCTGCTGCTGGCAAAAAATCTGCTGACGGACACAAATCTGTCCATCCTTGAAATCGCGATGGCCGCCGGATTTGGCAGTTTGAGACGTTTTAACGACCTTTTCAAAAAGCGTTACCGTATGCCGCCCGGAACGCTGAGAAAAGGCCTGCCGGAGGAGAAGAGACAAAACGACGGCATCACCCTCGCTCTGGGCTGCCGCCCGCCCTATCGCTTCGAAGAACTGCTGAATTTCCTCGCCTCACGCGCCATAAAGGGCGTGGAGAACGTAAACGGCGGAGAGTACAGGCGAACCGTACAGCTGCTGAACGCGAACCGGAAACCGGTTTACGGCTGGCTGAAAGTGAGCCGCGCGCCTTCAAAAAACGCAAAAAACGATTTGAGCGTCACGGTGAGCGAAACCCTCCTGCCCGTGCTTCCGCAGGTGCTGGGCAGAGTCCGTCACCTGTTCGACCTTTACTGCGACCCCGCCGCGATCTGCGAAACGCTGAAGTCCATGAACGAAATCCGTCCGGGCCTTTGGACGCCGGGAATCCGTCTGCCCGGCTGTTTTGACGCCTTCGAGACGGCGGTACGGGCGATTTTGGGCCAGCAGATCACGGTTAAAGCGGCGGGGACCCTGACGGCGAGGCTGGTTCAGGCTTACGGCGCGCCCGTCCGGACGGGCATTGAGGGTTTGACCCACATTTTCCCCGCGCCGGAGACCGTTCTTGCGCTGGAGGGCCCGATTGAAACTCATCTCGGCCCGCTGGGCGTCATTGCGGCAAGAGCGGGCGCCATCCGCGACCTGGCGGGATTATTTGCGCGGGGAGAAATTGATTTGAGCCCCGGCTCCGACGTCGAGGCGGAAACGCGAAAGTTGACGGCTATCCCCGGCATCGGAAACTGGACGGCCCGATACATCGCCATGCGCGTCATGGGGTGGCCCGATATTTTTCTCGAAACGGACGCCGGCGTGAAAAAGGCGCTGGAGTCAAATTCGCCCGGACAACTGCTCGAACTGGCCGAACGCTGGCGGCCCTGGAGGAGCTATGCCACGATCAGCCTCTGGAACTCGCTGCAGCCGGAAAAAAAGAAAATTTAA